The genome window ACCAGGCACCATAAAACTGAATTTTAAGGATTTGATTTTTGAAAAGCGCTATGTCTTCTATTTTGCTCAATTCTACACCTATGCTCAACGTGTCGTGATAGAGCGGGCTAAGCCCATTGGTGCTGAATTCCTTCACCACCTTGCCTTTGCTTATCAGCAGCCAGTCAGCTTTTGTAGATCCACTTTCAGCGAGTAAAAACATAGAATTTTTATTTCAAGTCCGAAAATAGAAAAATTAGAAAGTGCAAAAGAGCAAAGCCCTAAGAGTTTTCAAAGTATTGCTGCATTTTTTCTACTACCATATATGCTGCGGGACAAATCTGTGTGTTTTTTGCAGTCAGCTTTGTGATTTTGTGAAAATCCCGAAAGTCAGTATGCGGATATTCCCTGCATGCTTTTGGCCGAACTTCATAAACCGAGCAATAATTGTCTGTCCCGAGAAAAGGGCAGGGGACTGTTTGCAAAACATAATCTCCGTCTTCATCGATGCGCAGGTATTTTTCTGTGAAATCTGCCGGTCGCATTTGCAGGTGTGCCGCAAGTCGTTCTATGTCTTTTTGTTTGAATAATGGCCCTGTTGTTTTACAACAATTGGCACAATCCAGGCAATTAATTGTTTCAAAAGCTTCATCGTGGCAACTATGCGCCATTTGATTGACTTTTCCGGATTTTTCTTTCGCCAGCGAATTGAGGAATTTCCGGCTTTGCTTTTTTCGGGAAGCGGATTTTTCGAGGATTTTTTGGAGTTCGGGAGTCAAACTTGCAGTTTAATTTTGAATGGCACGGCTTTCTTTATAGAGCATTTCCATCAGTCCGAAAGATTTTTCATCAGATCTTTTGGCACCGGCTTCTACATAAATAAAAACCTCTTCGTTGCGGGTCTTCTCGTATTTTTCTTCTTTTCTGAAAACGGACAATTTTGCTGCCAGTGATTTCTGAACACTGTTGATGAAATCCTTTAGTTGTTCAGGATCACGGAAATCCATATCAGTTTTCGGATCAGCAGTGAGTCCAACTTCTATGTAAGTATTGTCTTTAAAGTAGAGTTGGCGGTATTTTTTCTCTTCTCTGAGCTCCAGATATTCAACTTTGGTCAATACCTGATCGAAAACCTGTTCGCTGAAAGCTTCAATCAGTTCCAGAGCGCGCTCCTGCTTTTTAATACGAATATGCGCCCACTCTTCAGGTGCAATAGATCGCTTTGACAAAAAACCCATAAATTCTTTGTCCAAACTTTGTAATTCTTCAAATGAAAGCAATCTAAATTTCATGCAGTGCTTAATTTTATGCAAAGCTATGAATAAAGCGGTCAATCTTTCAATGTGTAGTAACCTGAGCTCTTAAATAATTATCGAATTCAGGTTGTGCTAATGCAATGTATATTTGCGGCTCATGCAGCAATTGATTTTATTGTTTCTATTTCTCGGAGCTGGACTGGCATTTCAAAAAGTAAAATGGCTGCCTCAACAATCAGCGCATTGGCTGAATGCTTTTGTTATCAATATCAGTCTTCCGGCACTGGCGCTGCTGCATATTCCTGCAATTTCATTTTCGGCAAAGCTTATTTTTCCGGTAGCCACGGCATGGATCGTATTTTTACTTGCAGTACTGCTTTTCAAATTGTTGCAATCCTATATGAGCTGGGACAAAGCGACTGTGGGCTGCCTGATCCTTACTTGCGGATTGTGCAATACTTCATTTATCGGTTTCCCGATTGTCAAGGCGCTTTATGGTGCTGAAGGTATGCAGACGGCCATCCTGGTAGATCAACCGGGGTCATTTTTAGTGTTGAGCACTTTGGGTGTTATTGTCGGAATTGTGTTTTCCGGAAGTAGTGCCGGACCCGGGATTATCTTTAAAAAGATATTGTTTTTTCCGCCTTTTATTGCTTTTTTATCTGCGCTGCTTTTAAAAACCATCAATTTTGAATGGCCCGAAATGGCGGAAAGTGCATTAAGCAT of Chitinophagales bacterium contains these proteins:
- a CDS encoding AEC family transporter codes for the protein MQQLILLFLFLGAGLAFQKVKWLPQQSAHWLNAFVINISLPALALLHIPAISFSAKLIFPVATAWIVFLLAVLLFKLLQSYMSWDKATVGCLILTCGLCNTSFIGFPIVKALYGAEGMQTAILVDQPGSFLVLSTLGVIVGIVFSGSSAGPGIIFKKILFFPPFIAFLSALLLKTINFEWPEMAESALSIIGATITPAALLSVGLQLKIKGAGLSKKTAAIGLFYKLILAPLSIYLLYVLLFNQGGISTQVSILLAAMAPMISGGILAIHFNLKPQLANFIVGVGIPIAFVTVSFWYLIISGL
- a CDS encoding DUF6495 family protein; the encoded protein is MKFRLLSFEELQSLDKEFMGFLSKRSIAPEEWAHIRIKKQERALELIEAFSEQVFDQVLTKVEYLELREEKKYRQLYFKDNTYIEVGLTADPKTDMDFRDPEQLKDFINSVQKSLAAKLSVFRKEEKYEKTRNEEVFIYVEAGAKRSDEKSFGLMEMLYKESRAIQN
- a CDS encoding YkgJ family cysteine cluster protein encodes the protein MTPELQKILEKSASRKKQSRKFLNSLAKEKSGKVNQMAHSCHDEAFETINCLDCANCCKTTGPLFKQKDIERLAAHLQMRPADFTEKYLRIDEDGDYVLQTVPCPFLGTDNYCSVYEVRPKACREYPHTDFRDFHKITKLTAKNTQICPAAYMVVEKMQQYFENS